The DNA segment GATCATCGCCGTCTTGACGATCTCGACATGGCTTTCCGCCAGCTCGCCGATGGGCTTGGCCGGCAGGGCCAGCTTCAGCGCCTCGATCCGCGGCCCGATGCGGACCACATCCGCCACGGTGGCGAGCTGGTTCAGCACGTCCTCGTCCCGGCCGAACAGGGTGACCTGGAGCTTCAGGTTGGCCCGGACCTCCACAAGCAGTTGGTCCAGCGCCGCCGCTCCCGCCGTCCACAGCGGCTCGCCGACGACGGCAAGCGCGCGGGCGTCCCGCGAATCGATGGTGGACAGGGTCGACTGCATCTCCGCCACCAGACCGTGGGGCAGCCGGTCGCGCAACGCCCGCCAGCACGGGGCCAGCACCGCGCGGGATATGCGGTTCAGACGGCGCTGGTATCCCATGGGATCGTCCAGCACATCCTCCACCGGGCGGAAGAACAGCCGGGATACCGCCAGCCGGCGGGGCGGGCGCAACTCCGTCAAACGCGGGCGGATCGTCTCGAAGGCGCCCTGCACCTCCGGCCGCTCGCGCATCTGCTCCAGCAGCTCATAAATCTTCAGGAACTTGCCGTCCGGTAGCCGGGCGCTTTCCGCCGCCAGCCGGGACCATTCGTCGGCGTTGCCGTCCCCTCCCGACATCAGGCCGCTCCCGCTTTCAGCGATTCCATGCGCATCACCGCCGGCATGTCCAGCGCGCCGGTCCGCCAGTCCTCGTTCACCCGTACCCAGCGGCGCTGGATGCGGGCCAGGGCGTCCATGTCGAAGCTTTCGGTGCTCATGGCGATCTCCTCCTTCGGGATCACCGGCACCAGGCGGGAGATGTCGGCCACCATGCTCTGCTGCGCCTCGCCCGGCGCATCGCGCACGCTTTCCCACATGGCCAGGATGAAGTCCCAGCCGTCCAGCAGCCAGGAGATGCGGCCCACATGGGCCAGGATGGCGGTGCGGAAGCGCTGTTCCCCATGGATGATCTGTTTGGCGTCGGCGCAGACCTTGTCCATCTGGACCATCCGCATCTTCACCAGTTCCAGCGTGTGCCGCCCCACCTCGGCGACGAACCGCGCCAGATCGGATGCGTCCGACAGGTCCAGATTGGCCCAGCGGTCCAGCTCCGCGCAGAACTCGTCCAGCCGGGTGGCGAGCGCCCGCAGCCGGCCCGGTTCCGGGCAGTAGGGCAGTCCCACCGGGGCCACCACCGCCCCCAGCCGTTCCACCACTGCGGACAGCATCTCCGGCTGGACCTTGACGATCTGGGCCACCTTGCCCAGCGCCTGGCGCGCCATCCGCCTGGATTCGTCCACATTCATGCCGGGGCGCAGCAGGTCCGCCGCCCCCATGCCGACCAGCTTCAGCAGCTCCGTCACCAGGATGAACTGGGTCAGGACCAGATACTGCCCGTCCCTGTCCAGCGCCTTGGCGGCGGCCAGGGCGGCATCCGGCCCGGCCACGCCGGACGCCTGAACCTCCAGCGAGGCGTGGCGGATCGACTCCGGCGAATGCACCTCCAGCTTGGAGATGGCATCGAACAGCAGCCGGTCGTGCAGGGTCACCGTCATCATGGACGGCACCGTCTTCCAGGGCATCACATAGACGCCCTTGCCGCCGGTGAAGTTGGGCAGCAGGAACTCGAACTGCTCGTTCCGGTCCAGCCGCAGGCGCGCCTGGGCCAGCAGGGGCGTGGTGAAGGGAACCGCCACCCCCCGCTCGGCGAAGGTGGAGGGGATGAACTCCTCCGCGACGCCGACGCTCTGGCGACCGATCCGCTTTGTCTCATCCATGCTGTGACTGCCCGCCGCCATCGGCGCATCCTGTTGGAAAATCGCACCTTCTCAATTTTATATAAATTGTGCAGATGCGCCAGTGGCTGCCGGTGACATCGTGCGGGGCGGACCGCGGCAAACCGCCCCTGGTACGGCGGCCGGCTGTTGAACCCCGTCCGGCGCAGCCCTGCCGTGCCGGGGGCTGTGCCTTGACCCGCTGCGGGGGGTGCTCCTACATTCTGTGGCGACAAGCCGCCGTGGCTTCTGTGCCACCGGTATACCAAACCTGGGGTCAGCCGGGCCAAACCCGGGATCCCCAACGTGGGAACATCACCATGAGCACCACCAAGGTGACCGACTCCAGCTTCGAAGCCGACGTTCTGAAGGCCGAGGGTCCGGTCCTGATCGACTTCTGGGCGGAATGGTGCGGCCCCTGTAAGATGATCGGCCCGGCGCTGGAGGAAATCTCCGAGGAGCTGGCCGGCAAGGTGACCGTCGCTAAGATCAATATCGACGAGAATCCGATGGTCCCGGGCAAGTACGGCGTCCGCGGCATCCCGACCCTGATGCTGTTCAAGGGCGGTCAGGTCGCCGCCACGAAGGTCGGCGCCCTGCCGAAGCAGCAGCTCAAGAGCTGGATCGAGCAGTCGCTCTGATCGGCCGGCAAAGGGTCAAGGCAAAGGGGCTCCGGACGATCCGGGGCCCCTTTTCCTTTGGGCGGCGCTAAAGCCCTCTCAGGCCGCCATGCGCGCCCACGACCTCCCCGGTCACCCAGGCGGAGCCGGGGCCGGACAGCCAGGCCACGACGGCGGCGATATCCGCCGGCTCCCCGATGCGGCCCAGCGCGGTGCGCTCCATGACCTGGGCGGCGCGGCTCATGTCGCCGGACTTGAAACGGTCGGTGGCGGTCACGCCGGGCGCGACAGCGTTGACGGTGATGCCCAGCGGCCCCAACTCCTGCGCCAGCACGCCGGTCATGGCATGCACCGCCCCCTTGCTGGCGGCGTAAAGGGCGCGCAGCCCCACCGGCATGTCCACGATCACGCTGCCCACCAGCACGATGCGCCCGCCGGCCGTCATGTGCCGCGCCGCCTCCCGCGCCAGCAGCAGCGGCGCGCCGGCGTTCACGGCCAGCACCCTGGATATCTCTGCGGGCACCAGCTCCCGCACCGGGCCGAAGCCGCCGGTTCCGGCGTTGCAGACCAGGATGTCGGGCGTACCCATGCGGGCCATGGTTTCGGCGTACAGCCGGACGGCCCCGCCCTCCTCGGCCAGCTCCACCAGATCGG comes from the Indioceanicola profundi genome and includes:
- the trxA gene encoding thioredoxin TrxA codes for the protein MSTTKVTDSSFEADVLKAEGPVLIDFWAEWCGPCKMIGPALEEISEELAGKVTVAKINIDENPMVPGKYGVRGIPTLMLFKGGQVAATKVGALPKQQLKSWIEQSL
- a CDS encoding SDR family NAD(P)-dependent oxidoreductase — protein: MEKLLNGKLALVTGASRGIGAAIAERLARDGADVAIHYGQAAAEAESVAAACRAHGVRAEIFQADLVELAEEGGAVRLYAETMARMGTPDILVCNAGTGGFGPVRELVPAEISRVLAVNAGAPLLLAREAARHMTAGGRIVLVGSVIVDMPVGLRALYAASKGAVHAMTGVLAQELGPLGITVNAVAPGVTATDRFKSGDMSRAAQVMERTALGRIGEPADIAAVVAWLSGPGSAWVTGEVVGAHGGLRGL